The DNA segment TTTTGTATATCTAAAATTTTGGTTCCGGCTGGTCCGGGTTGGGGTTTTGAATAAAAAAGGGGTACCGGGGTACCCACGCAGCTTCCTGGATCGTTATTAGGATAGGGGGATTCCCTGATATAGTTATTAGCTATATAAGTAATTAGTAATAAACCTATATGATTATATTATTTTGTTTTCAAGTCAAGCAAAAAATTTAAAGCAGGGCATTAAAGAGAAAGCCCGTCACAAGAATTCCCCCAGCCACGACACCGATAAAGACACCTATCAGCCTGGGTTTCAAGACCTTTCGTGCAAAAAGGGGTGGCAATCCCCAGCCCTGCGGCCATCACATTCCCCACCGACTCTTTTTTCCCGGACAGGATAGCCCGGGTTTTTTCCGGAGTAAAGAAAGAACGCAGGATTCCCACTCCAAAAACAACCAGAACCAGAAGCATCAGGACCTTGGGGACATCATAGAGAAAAAAGGATAGGGCTTCCCCTAAATGGGTTCC comes from the Deltaproteobacteria bacterium genome and includes:
- a CDS encoding permease, which codes for MNDKISCACLETNIGNSQQIVLRKKIIILSLTLMAWWIFYHQLLTVSGWLTYDLFGLERGTHLGEALSFFLYDVPKVLMLLVLVVFGVGILRSFFTPEKTRAILSGKKESVGNVMAAGLGIATPFCTKGLETQADRCLYRCRGWGNSCDGLSL